One window of Thermacetogenium phaeum DSM 12270 genomic DNA carries:
- a CDS encoding type II toxin-antitoxin system HicA family toxin: MAKYKKLLMRIMSGQSDANIPFVELCNLLLALGFKERVKGDHHIFYQDGIEEILNLQPKGTLAKAYQVKQVRAVILKYRMGGINNV; this comes from the coding sequence ATGGCAAAGTATAAAAAGCTGTTAATGCGTATAATGAGCGGTCAGTCAGATGCAAACATACCTTTTGTAGAACTTTGCAATCTTCTTCTTGCGCTGGGATTTAAGGAGCGTGTAAAGGGCGATCACCACATTTTCTACCAGGACGGTATCGAAGAGATTCTTAATTTGCAGCCCAAGGGAACACTTGCAAAAGCTTATCAAGTTAAGCAAGTAAGAGCCGTTATCCTCAAATACCGGATGGGGGGTATAAATAATGTATAA
- a CDS encoding type II toxin-antitoxin system VapC family toxin, whose translation MEAVHLSKLFIDTSAFVALVDKKDDLHRPAVNFYQSLDEKIILITSIFIVSETYTWLRYKRDFKAAKLFLNIIGEAFKTDFIKIVYPDQVMCEKIPGILEKYQDQDLSYTDAFSFLVIENMGIKDVFGFDCHFYSAKCILWPVVKK comes from the coding sequence ATGGAGGCCGTACACCTCTCTAAGCTATTCATTGATACAAGCGCTTTTGTTGCCTTGGTAGATAAAAAAGACGATTTACACAGACCTGCCGTTAACTTTTACCAATCACTCGATGAAAAAATAATACTGATCACTTCTATCTTTATAGTTTCTGAAACCTATACATGGCTTCGATACAAGAGAGATTTTAAGGCTGCGAAACTGTTCTTGAATATTATTGGCGAGGCATTTAAAACAGATTTCATTAAGATAGTGTATCCTGATCAAGTTATGTGTGAAAAAATACCAGGGATTCTTGAAAAATACCAGGATCAAGATTTATCTTATACTGATGCTTTCAGTTTTTTGGTAATAGAAAATATGGGCATAAAAGATGTATTCGGTTTTGATTGTCATTTTTATTCAGCCAAATGCATTTTATGGCCTGTGGTAAAGAAATAA
- a CDS encoding iron ABC transporter substrate-binding protein: MLFKHLRVGAALVALMLLIALLSGCGSVGTSQGKSTGQAEKAVITDLAGRQVEVSIPAKKVVAIGPGALRLVCYAGGAGKVVGVENLEKQQSTGRPYILAYPELKELPTIGQGGPDSTPDAEKLVSVKPDVIFVAYLVDRAKADELQAQTNIPVVVLGYGDQVPFDEDVYKSISLIGKVIGEEQRAEDVVNYLKECQADLQERTKGIPENEKPAVYVGALGMKGVHGIESTSAKYGPFVAIGARNVVDETGMQGSLMIEKEKLLAWDPEIIFIDESGLSLVRDDYRKNKNFYLSLKAFKNGNVYGQMPFNYYTTNIDTAIADAYYAGKVIFPEQFKDVDPAKKADEIYNFLLGKPLYQQMAKDYGGFIKLDLAKL; this comes from the coding sequence ATGCTTTTTAAGCATTTGAGAGTAGGGGCGGCTCTTGTTGCCCTGATGTTGCTCATTGCTCTATTGAGCGGGTGCGGCTCTGTTGGGACGAGCCAGGGGAAGAGCACAGGTCAGGCAGAGAAGGCGGTGATCACCGACCTGGCAGGAAGGCAGGTCGAGGTTTCCATCCCGGCCAAAAAGGTTGTGGCGATCGGCCCTGGTGCCCTGCGGCTGGTCTGCTATGCAGGCGGTGCCGGCAAAGTCGTCGGTGTGGAGAACCTGGAGAAGCAGCAGTCTACAGGGAGGCCGTATATTTTGGCCTACCCCGAACTCAAAGAACTGCCGACAATCGGGCAGGGTGGCCCTGACTCCACGCCGGATGCCGAGAAGCTGGTCAGCGTAAAACCTGACGTGATCTTCGTCGCCTATCTTGTGGATAGGGCAAAGGCAGATGAGCTACAGGCACAGACGAACATCCCGGTGGTGGTTCTGGGCTACGGGGATCAGGTGCCGTTCGACGAAGATGTTTATAAATCCATAAGCCTGATCGGGAAGGTCATTGGGGAAGAGCAGAGGGCAGAGGATGTAGTCAACTACCTAAAGGAGTGCCAGGCGGACCTGCAAGAGAGGACGAAGGGAATCCCTGAAAATGAAAAGCCGGCGGTCTATGTCGGCGCCTTGGGGATGAAAGGGGTTCACGGGATTGAGAGCACTTCGGCGAAGTACGGCCCCTTCGTTGCCATCGGTGCCCGCAATGTAGTGGATGAGACAGGCATGCAGGGGAGCCTGATGATCGAAAAGGAAAAGCTCCTGGCCTGGGACCCCGAGATCATCTTCATCGACGAGAGTGGACTGAGCCTGGTGCGGGACGACTACAGAAAGAACAAAAACTTTTATCTCTCCCTGAAGGCGTTTAAGAACGGCAATGTTTATGGCCAGATGCCTTTTAACTATTACACGACGAACATCGACACCGCGATCGCCGATGCCTACTACGCAGGGAAGGTGATCTTCCCGGAGCAGTTTAAGGATGTGGATCCGGCCAAAAAGGCTGATGAGATCTACAACTTCCTCTTGGGGAAGCCGCTCTACCAGCAGATGGCGAAAGACTACGGCGGCTTTATCAAGCTGGATCTGGCTAAGCTTTGA
- a CDS encoding FecCD family ABC transporter permease, with protein sequence MTEVEELRETAVAESIPESYLRYTGRKALIICLVLLFTLLLAVYAINAGSAGLTPLEVLSTLLGMGDSRLQIIVWNIRLPRVLAAVAAGVGLSVAGCVMQNLLRNPLASPSTLGVSQGAAFGAALAIIAMGAGSIQSTSADAVIINNPYLVTVSAFVGAMLTTVVVLFLAQIRGVTPEAMVLAGVALSSLFTAATTVIQYFASDVQVASIVFWTFGDISRASWRDLGIMAAVVGASFVYFLYNRWNYNAIDGGEETAKGLGVNVERVRLVGMFVASLITAVLVSFLGVIAFVGLLGPHIMRRFLGGDHRFLIPASAAMGGFLLLASDTLARTLIAPVVLPVGAITSFMGAPLFLYLLARGYNRR encoded by the coding sequence ATGACCGAGGTGGAAGAGTTGCGAGAAACGGCAGTGGCGGAAAGCATACCTGAAAGCTACCTGAGGTATACCGGGAGAAAGGCACTGATCATCTGTCTGGTTTTGCTGTTCACGCTTCTTTTGGCAGTATACGCCATCAACGCCGGGTCGGCTGGCCTTACCCCGCTTGAGGTGTTGTCGACCTTGCTGGGGATGGGGGACAGCCGCCTGCAGATCATCGTCTGGAACATCCGGCTGCCGCGGGTGCTGGCGGCGGTAGCCGCCGGAGTGGGGCTTTCCGTTGCCGGGTGTGTGATGCAAAACCTCCTGCGAAACCCCCTTGCTTCTCCCTCCACACTGGGGGTTTCGCAGGGGGCAGCCTTTGGCGCTGCTCTGGCGATCATCGCCATGGGAGCCGGGAGCATTCAGAGCACAAGCGCTGATGCGGTGATCATCAACAACCCGTATCTGGTCACTGTTTCAGCTTTTGTGGGTGCGATGCTGACGACGGTTGTGGTGCTCTTCCTGGCCCAGATCCGGGGTGTCACGCCAGAGGCGATGGTGCTGGCAGGTGTTGCCTTGAGCTCCCTTTTTACAGCAGCCACAACGGTTATCCAGTATTTTGCCAGTGATGTCCAGGTCGCTTCGATCGTCTTCTGGACATTTGGGGACATCAGCCGGGCATCGTGGCGGGATCTGGGAATAATGGCGGCGGTTGTCGGGGCATCCTTTGTTTACTTTTTGTACAACCGCTGGAACTACAACGCTATCGACGGTGGTGAGGAGACCGCCAAAGGGCTCGGCGTGAATGTCGAAAGGGTTCGGCTGGTCGGGATGTTTGTTGCCTCTCTGATCACAGCGGTGCTCGTCTCCTTTCTGGGGGTGATCGCCTTCGTTGGCCTGCTCGGCCCGCACATCATGCGCCGCTTCTTGGGCGGCGACCACCGCTTCCTGATCCCGGCATCTGCCGCAATGGGAGGGTTTTTGCTGCTGGCATCTGACACACTGGCCAGAACGCTGATCGCCCCGGTTGTCTTGCCTGTTGGGGCGATCACCTCCTTTATGGGGGCGCCCCTTTTTCTCTATCTTCTGGCAAGGGGGTATAACAGAAGATGA
- a CDS encoding ATP-binding protein, translating to MMPKLLVCGRGGSGKSTLVALLAQCLGEEGKVLVVDADESNLGLGTMLRLQPPEKTLMDYLGGKPAVREKLMAALRGSGDEKVQMFAEKTTIDDLPPECMYGNGQVAWVRIGKIEHVMEGCACPMGALARSFLNNLIVGKDEWVLVDTEAGVEHFGRGVLEGVDAVLLVAEPSHESVVLVDKAISLCREAGKRHAVVLNKVVEEAEPVLKKMLAERGVEASGVLPYSPAISWANLWGEPLEGGLMGSEINALVGKIKGLVGLI from the coding sequence ATGATGCCTAAGCTGTTGGTTTGTGGCCGGGGCGGCAGCGGCAAGAGCACACTCGTTGCCCTGCTGGCACAGTGCTTGGGAGAGGAAGGAAAGGTATTGGTGGTCGATGCCGATGAGTCGAATCTGGGGCTAGGAACGATGTTGAGACTACAGCCACCGGAAAAGACGCTGATGGACTACCTGGGTGGCAAGCCGGCGGTCAGAGAGAAGCTGATGGCTGCTCTGCGGGGCAGTGGCGATGAGAAGGTGCAGATGTTTGCCGAAAAGACCACCATCGACGACCTTCCTCCGGAGTGCATGTACGGGAATGGGCAGGTGGCCTGGGTGCGGATCGGGAAGATCGAGCATGTGATGGAGGGGTGTGCCTGCCCGATGGGCGCCCTGGCCAGGTCATTTTTGAACAACCTGATTGTCGGAAAGGATGAGTGGGTCCTGGTCGATACCGAGGCCGGGGTGGAGCACTTCGGGCGGGGGGTCTTGGAAGGGGTGGATGCCGTTTTGCTGGTGGCAGAGCCATCCCATGAGTCTGTTGTCCTCGTTGATAAGGCGATCAGCCTGTGTCGCGAGGCTGGCAAGAGACATGCAGTTGTTTTGAACAAGGTTGTTGAGGAAGCGGAGCCTGTGCTGAAGAAAATGCTCGCAGAGCGGGGGGTTGAAGCCTCCGGTGTTCTCCCCTATTCGCCCGCTATCTCTTGGGCAAACCTGTGGGGTGAGCCGCTGGAAGGCGGGTTGATGGGAAGTGAAATTAACGCTCTGGTGGGCAAGATCAAAGGATTGGTCGGCTTAATTTAA
- a CDS encoding helix-turn-helix domain-containing protein encodes MTRPQEVYVHPNTLRYRIKKIEELTGMKLERMEEKINLFVAVNLYELLRINGLLDNASDDDSSAAPAPAEAEELHPFTG; translated from the coding sequence GTGACTCGGCCGCAGGAGGTTTACGTTCACCCCAACACGCTGCGCTATCGCATCAAAAAGATCGAGGAGCTTACCGGCATGAAGCTGGAAAGAATGGAAGAAAAAATCAACCTCTTTGTCGCCGTAAATTTATATGAACTCTTGAGGATAAACGGACTTTTAGACAATGCTTCCGATGATGACAGTTCAGCCGCCCCTGCGCCTGCCGAAGCCGAAGAACTTCACCCCTTTACCGGCTGA
- a CDS encoding ABC transporter ATP-binding protein gives MILSVEGVEFSYNSHPVLKDVRFEVERGELFSILGNNGAGKSTLLRCLNRIIRPRTGSILIDGVKLSDLSRLEVARRVGYVAQRHEGSRVTVFDAVLLGRRPHIRWDATEKDMAIVREVLAALRLEEFSLRYLDELSGGELQKVIIARALAQEPRLLLLDEPTSNLDLKNQYEVLRIVKDVARERRIAVVVVMHDINLALRFADRFLLLRNGEIYACGGREVITPENIAGVYGIPVRVEQLGGVPVVVPV, from the coding sequence ATGATCCTCTCGGTAGAGGGTGTGGAGTTCAGCTACAACAGCCACCCTGTTTTGAAGGATGTCAGGTTTGAGGTCGAAAGAGGAGAGCTCTTTTCCATCCTGGGGAACAACGGCGCAGGCAAGTCCACCCTGCTCAGGTGCCTGAACAGGATCATCAGGCCACGGACGGGGTCGATCCTGATCGATGGTGTTAAGCTTTCGGATCTCAGCCGTCTGGAGGTGGCGCGCCGGGTGGGGTATGTCGCCCAGAGGCATGAAGGCTCCAGGGTCACCGTCTTCGATGCCGTCCTCTTGGGGAGGCGCCCGCACATCAGGTGGGATGCCACGGAGAAAGACATGGCCATCGTCAGGGAGGTTTTGGCCGCCCTCAGGCTGGAAGAGTTTTCCCTGCGCTACCTCGACGAGTTGAGCGGCGGTGAGCTGCAGAAGGTGATCATCGCCAGGGCTCTGGCGCAGGAACCGCGGCTGCTCTTGCTTGACGAACCGACCAGCAACCTCGACCTTAAGAATCAGTATGAGGTCTTGCGAATAGTGAAGGATGTTGCCCGCGAGCGCCGGATAGCAGTGGTCGTCGTCATGCACGACATCAACCTCGCCCTGCGCTTTGCGGACAGGTTCCTGCTCTTGAGGAACGGGGAGATCTACGCCTGCGGCGGGAGGGAGGTCATCACGCCGGAGAACATCGCCGGTGTTTACGGGATCCCGGTAAGGGTTGAGCAGCTGGGTGGTGTTCCGGTGGTCGTGCCTGTGTAA
- a CDS encoding cytochrome c biogenesis protein ResB: MITVTDAYRFLSSMKTGLVLLGLIGLASAAGSVIRPDSFFRTGLFKLLLMLLLLNMALCTCNRLAGYLKRSGRSGTKSRLRFRELGILLLHAGIVLVLIGGAVYAGYGQTGMISLAEGETAAISDYLKTDNPFTLRLDKFTIEFNPDGSPSQYYSYVSILDGGKETEYRIGVNSPLQYEGIKAYQQSFGYLIEAEGSGVNGERVSRTLREGEMIDVPGTERKVKAYRYIPNFDPRYGMNSKTLRPDNPKIIYSVYEKGHLLGVGAASPGESVVIADGCAVHFRDVRMYTVLKVKSDPGLSLAAAGGLMLMAGVVITVFLSPANRKRRTMTANGGPAGPGAGNGGNAAVPGS, encoded by the coding sequence ATGATCACAGTAACAGATGCCTATCGCTTTCTGTCCTCGATGAAAACCGGGCTGGTGCTGTTGGGCTTAATCGGGCTGGCGTCCGCAGCCGGTTCTGTGATTAGGCCCGATTCTTTTTTCCGTACCGGTCTGTTTAAGCTTCTCCTCATGCTCCTGCTCCTCAACATGGCCTTATGCACCTGCAACCGCCTCGCCGGTTACCTGAAAAGGAGCGGTAGAAGCGGGACGAAGAGCCGCCTCCGCTTCAGGGAGCTGGGAATTCTTCTGCTTCACGCAGGCATAGTGCTGGTTCTGATCGGAGGAGCCGTCTATGCCGGCTACGGGCAGACCGGGATGATCAGCCTGGCGGAGGGAGAAACCGCCGCCATATCCGATTACCTGAAAACGGACAACCCCTTTACCCTGAGGCTGGATAAGTTCACGATCGAGTTCAACCCCGACGGCTCACCTTCTCAGTATTATTCTTACGTCAGCATCCTCGACGGCGGGAAGGAGACAGAGTACCGGATCGGCGTCAACAGCCCCCTGCAATATGAGGGAATCAAAGCCTACCAGCAGAGCTTCGGCTATCTGATCGAGGCCGAGGGCTCCGGCGTCAACGGAGAGAGGGTGTCAAGAACCCTGAGAGAAGGGGAGATGATCGACGTACCCGGCACGGAGAGAAAAGTTAAGGCCTACAGGTATATTCCCAACTTCGACCCCAGGTACGGGATGAACTCCAAAACACTCAGGCCCGACAACCCCAAAATAATCTATTCCGTTTACGAAAAGGGACACTTGCTGGGAGTCGGAGCGGCGTCCCCCGGTGAGAGTGTAGTGATCGCCGACGGCTGCGCAGTGCATTTCAGGGACGTCCGGATGTACACGGTGCTGAAGGTGAAGTCGGATCCCGGGCTCTCTCTGGCAGCCGCCGGGGGGCTGATGCTGATGGCCGGAGTCGTTATTACTGTCTTTCTCAGCCCCGCCAACAGGAAAAGGCGGACGATGACCGCCAACGGCGGCCCTGCCGGGCCGGGAGCGGGGAACGGCGGAAACGCGGCCGTTCCCGGGAGTTAA
- a CDS encoding type II toxin-antitoxin system HicB family antitoxin: MYKYEIIIYWSEEDEAFIAEVPELPGCAADGASYQEVLANVEKVIEEWIETATELGRPIPKPKGRLRYA, encoded by the coding sequence ATGTATAAGTACGAGATCATCATTTACTGGAGCGAAGAGGACGAAGCCTTTATCGCCGAGGTTCCGGAGTTGCCGGGATGCGCCGCTGATGGCGCCAGTTATCAGGAGGTTCTGGCCAATGTTGAAAAAGTGATAGAGGAGTGGATCGAAACGGCCACCGAATTGGGTCGTCCCATTCCCAAGCCGAAAGGAAGACTGAGATACGCTTAA
- a CDS encoding PucR family transcriptional regulator produces the protein MSALKQGENYWIEAVLEKKNLDAVINFLHNITGKPVRITDRTGKVYACSEGVKMASADDHFVDIPQNGNSILIYDPAQRDLYYRADSSDGEAWIIIGNTGEAEYPAWLPYLEEVATAVKICIFIAHEKENMEHQFKKKLIEDILLWNASEIKELIRQNKYCLDLDKLYFVSIMEPVLDSKTDMETLYKHTLEWLKYHEDVVICSVWNEKYIIFICPNKYDLQTLESDDNWDNYLSYIRKHQKDIAKRFNIPTYFGIGRKYLITELHKSYQEALTALNISKLTGKKNSVTHYLNLGVFKLINLQETAMLRQFCAENLGRLLEHDRTTKGELLQTLRVLCDTDFDVNAAAQKMFLHFNTLRYRIKKIEELTGRQLDRILDRLNLFVAVKLHDLLLLNGLLGEPGSAEKEAADSTANNPAAQLMRRRSCL, from the coding sequence TTGAGCGCCCTTAAGCAGGGGGAGAATTACTGGATCGAAGCGGTGCTTGAAAAAAAGAACCTGGATGCAGTGATAAACTTTCTTCACAACATTACCGGAAAACCTGTCAGGATCACCGACCGCACCGGCAAGGTTTACGCCTGCAGCGAAGGGGTGAAAATGGCTTCAGCGGACGATCACTTCGTCGACATACCCCAGAATGGCAACAGCATACTTATCTATGATCCCGCGCAGAGAGATCTGTATTACCGCGCCGATTCTTCAGACGGAGAGGCCTGGATTATCATCGGCAACACCGGTGAAGCAGAGTATCCGGCCTGGCTGCCCTATCTGGAAGAAGTCGCAACAGCGGTTAAAATCTGCATCTTCATAGCACATGAAAAAGAGAATATGGAGCACCAGTTTAAGAAAAAACTCATCGAAGACATACTGCTCTGGAATGCCAGCGAGATCAAGGAGCTGATCCGGCAAAACAAGTACTGCCTGGACCTGGACAAGCTGTACTTTGTGTCCATTATGGAGCCGGTCCTTGATTCCAAGACAGATATGGAGACACTCTACAAGCATACTTTAGAGTGGTTGAAATACCATGAGGATGTAGTCATCTGCTCGGTCTGGAACGAGAAATACATCATTTTCATCTGTCCCAATAAGTATGACCTGCAAACCCTCGAATCCGACGACAACTGGGACAATTATCTCAGCTATATCAGAAAGCACCAAAAAGACATCGCCAAGCGCTTCAACATACCTACTTACTTCGGAATCGGAAGAAAATATTTAATCACAGAACTGCACAAGAGCTATCAGGAAGCCCTCACCGCGCTTAATATCTCCAAGCTGACCGGCAAGAAAAACAGCGTCACCCACTACCTCAACCTCGGCGTTTTTAAATTGATCAACCTGCAGGAGACGGCAATGCTCAGGCAGTTCTGCGCCGAGAATCTCGGAAGGCTGCTGGAGCACGACAGGACCACCAAAGGGGAGTTGCTGCAGACCCTCAGGGTGCTCTGTGATACCGACTTCGACGTCAATGCCGCAGCTCAAAAGATGTTTCTGCATTTCAATACCTTGAGATACCGGATCAAGAAAATCGAGGAACTGACGGGTAGGCAGCTGGATCGAATTCTGGACAGACTCAATCTCTTCGTAGCCGTTAAGCTGCACGACCTTTTGCTGTTAAACGGCCTTCTCGGGGAGCCGGGCAGCGCTGAAAAGGAGGCAGCAGATTCGACTGCAAATAACCCTGCCGCACAACTGATGAGGAGAAGAAGCTGCCTGTAG
- a CDS encoding type II toxin-antitoxin system VapC family toxin: protein MEKIMVDTSAIYALLDRFDNLHQKAVSLLREISRKQLMVMLTDFIVAECHALLSSRLGPEIARAWLKGLCWPVERVTEKDEQRAKEIIFTYVDKAFSYTDAITFAVMERLGISTALAFDQHFSQYGFVLYNIDK, encoded by the coding sequence ATGGAAAAAATAATGGTGGATACCAGCGCAATCTACGCACTCCTAGACAGATTCGACAACCTGCACCAAAAAGCAGTATCTCTTCTCCGGGAGATAAGCCGAAAGCAGCTGATGGTGATGCTGACTGACTTCATTGTAGCGGAATGCCATGCCCTGCTCTCCAGCCGGTTAGGGCCGGAAATAGCCCGCGCCTGGTTAAAGGGATTATGCTGGCCGGTCGAACGGGTAACGGAAAAGGATGAGCAACGCGCCAAAGAGATTATCTTCACCTACGTCGACAAGGCTTTTTCTTATACCGATGCCATCACCTTCGCCGTCATGGAAAGGTTGGGCATCAGCACAGCCCTGGCTTTCGACCAACACTTTTCTCAGTACGGATTTGTTTTGTACAACATAGATAAGTAG
- a CDS encoding AbrB/MazE/SpoVT family DNA-binding domain-containing protein, whose amino-acid sequence MSIRKKLNIREGDYLQVYLENNEIRLRKIEPVRPLSAEDPIWRLIGAGESGKADVSEHHDRYLAEGEIRRWKK is encoded by the coding sequence ATATCTATAAGAAAAAAGCTGAATATCCGGGAGGGAGACTACCTGCAGGTATATCTCGAAAATAACGAAATCCGTCTGAGAAAGATTGAGCCCGTCCGCCCCCTCAGCGCTGAAGACCCCATCTGGCGGCTTATTGGAGCAGGAGAAAGCGGGAAGGCAGATGTCTCCGAACACCATGACCGCTACCTCGCCGAAGGAGAAATCAGGCGATGGAAAAAATAA
- a CDS encoding NifB/NifX family molybdenum-iron cluster-binding protein, producing the protein MKIAIPYENGKVNPHFGQSREFVIFETDGKEIKGQKVIDGRSFCHNHEGLAGTLKAEGVEVVIAGGIGYGMVGALRGAGLKVVSGASGDARMVAEDYLNGTLVADGSVCGCGGHEHGHGHFHHR; encoded by the coding sequence ATGAAGATCGCTATTCCTTATGAGAACGGAAAGGTAAACCCTCACTTCGGCCAGAGCAGAGAGTTTGTGATCTTTGAAACAGACGGCAAGGAGATAAAAGGCCAGAAGGTGATCGACGGTCGGTCTTTCTGCCACAACCACGAGGGGCTGGCTGGGACCCTGAAGGCCGAAGGGGTCGAAGTGGTCATTGCCGGCGGCATCGGCTATGGGATGGTCGGCGCCCTTCGGGGGGCTGGTCTCAAGGTTGTGAGCGGAGCCTCCGGGGATGCCAGAATGGTGGCCGAAGACTACCTGAACGGCACGCTGGTAGCTGATGGTTCGGTTTGCGGCTGCGGCGGCCACGAGCACGGCCATGGGCATTTCCACCACAGGTAG
- a CDS encoding helix-turn-helix domain-containing protein, whose protein sequence is MNRKQYSPEMKMQIVKETLETGNASIVARRHDRAKTKTASVLIWVLRNPWSHVIKNLTKLHKFILADPPLAGNAVYS, encoded by the coding sequence TTGAACAGAAAACAATATTCACCAGAGATGAAAATGCAGATCGTGAAAGAAACCCTGGAAACGGGCAATGCCTCGATCGTGGCCAGAAGACATGATAGGGCAAAGACTAAAACGGCCAGTGTTTTAATTTGGGTCTTGAGAAATCCTTGGAGCCATGTTATAAAGAATTTAACAAAACTGCACAAGTTCATATTAGCGGATCCCCCCTTAGCTGGAAATGCTGTTTACAGCTAA
- the tsaA gene encoding tRNA (N6-threonylcarbamoyladenosine(37)-N6)-methyltransferase TrmO translates to MNLMPVGMIHSPYRTLKDAPRQGRLAGGTAELEVFPEFAEGLKDVEKASHLIVLYWCHLSSRDTLQTKTPFGPELRGVFACRSPARPNPIAFCVAELLEVKGNRLLVCGLDAVDGSPLLDIKPYSSEVDAVPGARIGWFEKPGKGSSCAISKE, encoded by the coding sequence TTGAACCTGATGCCTGTTGGAATGATCCACAGCCCCTATCGCACACTTAAGGACGCTCCCCGGCAGGGGCGGCTGGCTGGGGGTACGGCGGAACTGGAGGTCTTCCCGGAGTTTGCGGAAGGGCTGAAGGATGTAGAGAAGGCTAGCCACCTCATCGTCCTCTACTGGTGCCACCTTAGCAGCCGCGACACTCTCCAGACGAAGACGCCTTTCGGGCCGGAGCTGCGCGGCGTTTTTGCCTGCAGGTCTCCGGCGCGGCCCAACCCGATCGCCTTTTGCGTTGCGGAACTGCTGGAGGTAAAGGGGAACCGGCTGTTGGTGTGCGGGCTTGACGCCGTCGACGGGAGTCCACTTCTCGACATCAAACCCTATTCTTCGGAGGTGGACGCTGTCCCTGGGGCAAGGATCGGCTGGTTTGAAAAGCCGGGAAAAGGGTCATCGTGCGCAATTTCCAAGGAGTAA
- the ccsA gene encoding cytochrome c biogenesis protein CcsA encodes MAAIEKAFVIAALMFYAAASCCYFAGLKTNKTLRPALLLAAGGLAANLIALINRSVASGRLPLATGYEFLLCFTLITAFLYLVYEIRSKMKNAGGPVMLIAALLLAVIVIFMPEQFYVVTPLMPALKSPWLTAHVSTAVIAYGGFAFAAGLAVMQLRQKGLPDTENAIYKITAAGFAMLSLSIVLGAIWAEQAWGSYWSWDPKEIWALITWIIYAIYLHLHRQRLLSGSGACYMVIAGFIIVLFTFFGVNYLMSGLHSYG; translated from the coding sequence GTGGCAGCGATCGAGAAGGCATTCGTGATTGCCGCACTGATGTTCTATGCAGCGGCTTCCTGTTGCTATTTCGCAGGACTTAAAACAAACAAAACACTGCGCCCGGCCCTTCTGCTGGCCGCAGGCGGTCTGGCCGCCAACCTGATCGCTTTGATCAATCGCAGCGTTGCCAGTGGGAGGCTGCCGCTGGCCACCGGGTACGAATTTCTGCTGTGTTTTACTCTGATAACCGCTTTTCTGTACCTGGTCTACGAAATCAGGAGCAAGATGAAAAATGCCGGTGGGCCGGTAATGCTGATAGCGGCACTGCTGCTGGCGGTAATAGTGATTTTCATGCCCGAGCAGTTTTACGTTGTGACCCCGCTGATGCCGGCCTTGAAAAGCCCCTGGCTGACGGCCCATGTGTCTACCGCGGTGATCGCCTACGGCGGGTTTGCGTTTGCTGCGGGGCTGGCGGTGATGCAGCTCAGGCAGAAGGGCTTGCCGGATACGGAAAACGCCATCTACAAGATCACGGCAGCAGGGTTTGCCATGCTGTCCCTATCGATAGTACTGGGGGCGATCTGGGCGGAACAGGCCTGGGGCAGTTACTGGAGCTGGGATCCCAAGGAGATCTGGGCGCTCATTACCTGGATCATCTATGCCATCTACCTGCATTTGCACAGGCAGAGGCTGTTGAGCGGAAGCGGTGCCTGCTACATGGTAATTGCCGGCTTTATCATCGTCCTGTTTACCTTCTTCGGCGTCAACTACCTCATGAGCGGCCTGCACAGTTACGGATGA